The genomic region ACTTTCATCCCTCGTTCTTGCTCATTTGCTACCGAAAATTTTATTTTCTGTGCCAATTTTGCGTTGAAGACAAAATAATTATCATCAATAATTGTATTTAACTCTCCATTCCCCTATCTACATTTTTAGCAAACCCTGTCTAGGAGTGATTGAATATGGCTAATCTCAACCCATCCCATGGTAGTAAACAGCTTTTGGCAGGTTACTGTGGCATTATTTTCGGTGGCTTTGGTATTCATAAATTTATCCTTGGTTATGCGCCCGAAGGTTTTATTATGTTGGTTATTTCTGTAGTTGGCGGTTCTCTCACATTTGGATTGACATTGATTATTATGCAACTGATTGGTCTCATTGAAGGTATGATTTACCTGAATAAAAACCATGAGGATTTTGTTGATACTTATTTTATTGGTAAACAGCGC from Cylindrospermopsis curvispora GIHE-G1 harbors:
- a CDS encoding TM2 domain-containing protein; its protein translation is MANLNPSHGSKQLLAGYCGIIFGGFGIHKFILGYAPEGFIMLVISVVGGSLTFGLTLIIMQLIGLIEGMIYLNKNHEDFVDTYFIGKQRWF